The Halomonas sp. KG2 genome contains a region encoding:
- a CDS encoding DUF2189 domain-containing protein, with protein MNAATTKTHGRADMPNVKITINKVGMDRPRAWLAAGFEDFRRATAISLTYGMFWVGLSIAITAGAITLGYWYWLLPMIAGFMFVGPLVAVGSYGISLALERGRVPNLGDAFGSWRPHAGQLAMMGVMMMIFFLAWIRLATLLFALFFGFEVPSPATLYTSLLTTPEGLGMIAVGSVAGGILAFGAFAISSVAIPTLMDQDLTFMEGIEASVRCVAKNFRPMLLWAAILTGCVLIGVLTFYIGLALILPVLGHATWHAYEELVRFEPVEKLET; from the coding sequence ATGAATGCAGCTACAACAAAAACGCACGGCCGAGCAGATATGCCTAATGTAAAAATCACTATTAATAAGGTGGGAATGGATCGGCCGCGTGCATGGCTTGCCGCGGGGTTCGAGGACTTTCGTCGTGCAACTGCTATCAGTTTAACCTACGGTATGTTTTGGGTGGGATTAAGCATAGCGATTACAGCGGGTGCAATAACACTCGGCTATTGGTACTGGTTATTACCTATGATCGCTGGGTTTATGTTTGTTGGGCCACTGGTGGCGGTAGGCTCCTATGGCATTAGTCTTGCTCTTGAACGGGGAAGGGTTCCTAACCTTGGCGATGCCTTCGGCAGTTGGCGTCCGCACGCAGGCCAGTTGGCGATGATGGGCGTGATGATGATGATTTTCTTCCTCGCCTGGATTCGCCTTGCAACGCTGCTATTCGCGTTGTTCTTTGGCTTTGAAGTACCTAGTCCAGCAACCCTTTACACATCACTCCTTACTACGCCTGAAGGCTTGGGCATGATTGCAGTAGGTTCAGTGGCGGGCGGTATTCTCGCCTTCGGTGCGTTTGCGATTAGCTCAGTGGCTATCCCAACGCTAATGGATCAAGATCTTACTTTTATGGAGGGTATCGAAGCTAGCGTGCGCTGTGTTGCCAAAAATTTCCGTCCTATGCTGTTGTGGGCTGCTATTTTGACAGGCTGCGTGTTGATTGGTGTGCTTACGTTTTACATTGGCTTGGCACTCATTTTACCCGTTTTAGGCCATGCAACATGGCATGCTTATGAAGAATTGGTGCGCTTTGAACCAGTCGAAAAGCTTGAGACCTAA
- a CDS encoding universal stress protein, whose amino-acid sequence MYSKIVLPVDLNEEASWSKALPTAITLCQTFGASLHVVTVLPEFTMPMVGAYFPKNFSEKAHAALKEAQHKFIQEHVPEEIKTQSVIVDGSPWEAIIQVSKKLDADLIVMASHTKRKFVDYVLGPNAEHVVHHAKISVMIVR is encoded by the coding sequence ATGTACAGCAAGATCGTATTGCCGGTGGACCTGAACGAGGAAGCCTCTTGGTCAAAGGCGCTGCCTACGGCCATTACTCTGTGTCAAACTTTTGGAGCTTCACTGCATGTGGTAACAGTGCTCCCGGAGTTCACGATGCCCATGGTAGGGGCCTACTTTCCGAAGAACTTTTCTGAAAAAGCACATGCTGCGTTGAAAGAGGCGCAGCATAAGTTTATTCAGGAACATGTGCCTGAGGAGATTAAGACTCAGAGTGTGATTGTCGACGGCTCGCCATGGGAGGCCATCATTCAGGTAAGTAAAAAGCTAGATGCCGACCTGATTGTCATGGCATCTCACACCAAGCGTAAATTTGTAGACTACGTTCTGGGCCCTAATGCGGAACATGTGGTTCACCATGCCAAGATATCAGTGATGATCGTGCGCTGA
- a CDS encoding TRAP transporter permease: MTEDKNRSAESAVDLEDMVASSDTGARKPAGTPGKLLVSIAAAWSLFQLWVASPLPFVVGFGVFNATEARSIHLAFALFLAYMAYPALKRSPRDRIPIQDWVLASAAAFCGAYMFMFYEQLSQRPGAPILQDVIIGVAGLLLLLEATRRALGPPLMIIATIFIIYSLAGPYMPGILSHRGVSLFGLVNHQWLTTQGVFGIALGVSTSFVFLFVLFGALLDKAGAGNYFIKVAFSLLGHYKGGPAKAAVVASGMTGLISGSSIANVVTTGTFTVPMMKRVGFSAEKAGAVEVASSVNGQIMPPVMGAAAFLMVEYVGISYVEVIKHAFLPALISYIALIYIVHLEAMKANLQGLPTSNPPKPLVRKVIGFLGGLLLMMVTALVVYYGLGWLKPVLGSATPWAVSVGLVVIYIALLKVAAGYPELELDDPNEPIYKLPQTRPTVMVGLQFILPVIVLVWCLMVERLSPGLSAFWATVLMVFIILTQRPITAIFRGQSEMAEDIRAGVLDLWSGLVTGARNMIGIGIATATAGIIVGAVSQTGVGLVLADVVEILSMGNLMLILLLTAVLSLILGMGLPTTANYIVVSALLAPVIVQLGEQNGLLVPLIAVHLFVFYFGIMADVTPPVGLASFAAAAVSGGDPIRTGFQAFYYSLRTAALPFLFIFNTDLLLIDVSFLQGVVIFIISTIAMLIFAAGSQGFMIVRNRWYESILMLLVAFTLFRPGFWMDMIHDPYESVPPSQFVQTLGDVDEESTLRLQIRGEDDFGDPLTTYMILPVPEGQTGQERLENLGLELLIEDERAVVDMVAFGSTAADLGLDFDQEIIEVLAPVDRWIKELMWIPAFLVFGLIVVMQRRRRNNTSATAAA, from the coding sequence ATGACTGAGGACAAGAACAGGAGCGCGGAATCCGCGGTTGACCTCGAGGATATGGTGGCTTCGAGTGATACTGGGGCTCGCAAGCCAGCGGGCACGCCGGGAAAACTATTGGTTAGCATCGCCGCGGCATGGTCGCTGTTCCAATTGTGGGTCGCCTCCCCATTGCCTTTCGTGGTCGGCTTCGGTGTCTTCAATGCCACCGAGGCTCGTTCCATTCACTTGGCATTCGCGCTATTTTTAGCCTATATGGCCTATCCGGCGCTAAAGCGCTCACCGCGCGACCGCATTCCCATTCAGGATTGGGTATTGGCCTCGGCGGCGGCCTTCTGTGGTGCCTATATGTTCATGTTTTATGAACAGTTGTCGCAACGACCGGGGGCACCGATTCTACAGGATGTGATCATTGGGGTGGCGGGGCTCCTGTTGCTGCTTGAGGCAACACGTCGAGCGCTTGGGCCACCGCTGATGATCATTGCCACGATCTTCATTATCTATTCCCTTGCCGGGCCCTACATGCCAGGCATTCTTTCCCACCGGGGTGTAAGTCTCTTCGGTCTGGTCAACCACCAGTGGCTGACTACCCAGGGGGTATTCGGTATCGCCCTTGGGGTATCGACTAGTTTCGTATTCCTATTTGTGCTGTTCGGAGCCTTACTCGATAAGGCGGGTGCCGGCAACTATTTCATCAAAGTGGCGTTCTCGTTGCTGGGTCACTACAAGGGTGGGCCGGCCAAGGCTGCGGTAGTGGCATCGGGCATGACTGGTCTGATCTCGGGCTCCTCGATCGCCAACGTGGTAACTACGGGTACCTTCACCGTACCGATGATGAAACGCGTCGGTTTTTCCGCCGAAAAGGCGGGTGCTGTCGAAGTCGCCTCCTCTGTTAACGGGCAGATCATGCCGCCCGTGATGGGCGCTGCGGCCTTCCTGATGGTCGAATATGTCGGTATCTCCTATGTGGAGGTCATCAAGCATGCGTTCCTACCTGCACTAATTTCCTACATCGCCTTAATCTATATCGTCCATCTCGAGGCCATGAAGGCTAACCTGCAGGGCCTGCCGACCAGCAATCCTCCCAAGCCGCTGGTGCGCAAGGTGATCGGCTTTTTGGGCGGTTTATTGTTGATGATGGTAACGGCGCTGGTGGTCTATTATGGCTTGGGGTGGTTAAAACCCGTTCTGGGCTCCGCTACGCCTTGGGCGGTGAGTGTGGGCCTGGTGGTGATCTACATCGCACTGCTTAAGGTGGCTGCAGGCTATCCGGAGCTCGAACTCGATGATCCGAATGAGCCGATCTACAAGCTGCCCCAGACTCGGCCGACAGTGATGGTTGGGCTGCAGTTCATTCTGCCAGTGATCGTATTGGTGTGGTGCCTGATGGTGGAGCGCTTGTCACCTGGGCTGTCGGCATTCTGGGCCACGGTGCTCATGGTGTTCATCATTCTGACCCAGCGGCCCATCACGGCAATCTTTCGCGGGCAGAGTGAGATGGCCGAGGATATTCGGGCGGGTGTCCTGGATCTGTGGAGTGGTCTGGTGACTGGTGCCCGCAACATGATCGGCATCGGCATCGCCACCGCGACAGCCGGCATCATCGTTGGCGCGGTTTCCCAGACCGGCGTGGGCTTGGTGCTGGCCGATGTGGTGGAAATCCTCTCTATGGGGAACCTGATGCTGATCCTGCTGCTCACCGCGGTGCTCAGTCTGATCCTCGGCATGGGGCTGCCCACCACCGCCAACTACATTGTGGTGTCGGCTCTTCTCGCCCCGGTGATCGTGCAGCTCGGTGAGCAGAACGGTTTGCTGGTGCCGTTGATCGCCGTTCACCTGTTCGTGTTCTATTTCGGCATTATGGCCGATGTGACACCCCCGGTGGGGCTCGCCTCCTTCGCGGCAGCGGCGGTCTCAGGGGGAGACCCGATACGGACCGGTTTCCAGGCCTTCTATTACAGCTTGCGGACCGCGGCGTTACCGTTTCTGTTCATCTTCAACACTGACCTGCTGCTGATCGACGTGAGCTTCCTGCAGGGTGTCGTTATCTTCATCATATCGACGATCGCGATGCTGATCTTTGCTGCCGGCTCCCAGGGCTTCATGATCGTGCGTAACCGCTGGTACGAATCGATCCTCATGCTGCTGGTCGCCTTCACGTTGTTCCGCCCGGGGTTCTGGATGGACATGATCCATGACCCCTATGAATCGGTGCCGCCGTCACAATTCGTCCAAACGCTGGGTGATGTCGACGAGGAGAGCACGCTACGGCTGCAGATCCGCGGTGAAGATGACTTTGGTGACCCGCTTACCACCTACATGATTCTGCCCGTACCTGAAGGGCAGACGGGTCAGGAGCGCCTGGAGAACTTGGGGCTTGAGCTACTGATCGAGGATGAGCGGGCCGTGGTCGATATGGTGGCCTTCGGCAGCACAGCGGCCGATCTTGGCCTGGATTTCGACCAGGAAATCATCGAGGTGCTGGCACCTGTGGATCGTTGGATCAAGGAGTTGATGTGGATTCCGGCGTTCCTGGTGTTCGGTTTGATCGTGGTTATGCAGCGTCGTCGTCGTAATAATACGTCAGCCACGGCTGCTGCATAA
- a CDS encoding TAXI family TRAP transporter solute-binding subunit yields the protein MKRHVFSTAAFSGALIAAATFASPAVAQERFITIGTGGQTGVYYVVGQSICRLVNRLEDADIKCNAPSTGGSVANINGIKSGELDMGVAQSDVQYQAYNGTGNFEGEAYEDLRAVFRVHGEPLTILARADADINSLDDLEGKRVNIGNPGSGQRNTMEVVMGAKGWTEDSFSLASQLDAAEMAAALADNNIDAMAYVVGHPNGAIQEATTTVDSRLVPLNDETVQGIVDEFPYYSMSVIPGGLYKGNDEDVETFGVAATFVTTAETDEDIIYQTVKAVFDNFDRFKRLHPAFENLDPQDMVTSGLSAPLHEGAARYYREQGWIE from the coding sequence ATGAAACGCCATGTATTTTCCACTGCCGCCTTCTCTGGCGCGCTGATTGCGGCCGCTACGTTTGCATCACCGGCGGTTGCACAGGAACGCTTCATCACTATCGGTACCGGTGGCCAAACAGGTGTGTACTACGTAGTTGGTCAGTCGATTTGTCGATTGGTGAACCGTTTGGAAGACGCAGATATCAAATGTAATGCACCTTCCACTGGTGGCTCCGTGGCCAACATCAACGGTATCAAGTCCGGCGAATTGGACATGGGTGTCGCTCAGTCGGATGTTCAGTATCAAGCTTACAATGGTACTGGGAATTTTGAAGGTGAGGCCTATGAAGACCTGCGCGCGGTGTTCCGCGTTCACGGTGAGCCGCTGACTATCCTGGCTCGCGCTGATGCTGACATTAATTCCCTTGATGACTTGGAAGGTAAGCGCGTCAATATCGGCAACCCAGGCTCTGGGCAGCGCAACACCATGGAAGTGGTGATGGGCGCCAAAGGCTGGACCGAGGACTCTTTCTCGTTAGCGTCTCAACTCGATGCCGCCGAAATGGCTGCCGCGCTTGCTGACAACAACATCGACGCGATGGCCTATGTCGTGGGTCACCCCAATGGAGCCATCCAGGAAGCGACCACCACCGTTGATTCGCGTCTGGTGCCTCTCAACGATGAGACAGTTCAGGGCATTGTTGACGAGTTCCCGTACTACTCCATGTCGGTCATTCCAGGTGGATTGTACAAAGGTAATGACGAAGACGTCGAAACTTTCGGCGTCGCAGCAACCTTCGTGACCACTGCGGAAACCGACGAAGACATCATCTACCAGACCGTTAAGGCGGTATTCGATAACTTCGATCGCTTTAAGCGCCTGCACCCGGCCTTCGAGAACCTCGATCCCCAAGACATGGTGACCTCTGGTCTATCGGCGCCACTGCATGAAGGTGCCGCTCGTTACTACCGAGAGCAGGGCTGGATCGAGTAA
- a CDS encoding TRAP transporter large permease translates to MTPDIWMILAFAGFLIAGVPVAFSLALAGSVGIVAGLSPDMLATLGTNTYNSIAKYPLIAIPLFILTGLIFERSGVALRLVRFAQALIGPRHGGLALVAVLVCMIMGGMSGSGPADAAAVAMVMLPSMTKAGYPKPFSATLIAASASTAILIPPSVALILYSIVVPGVDLRALFAAGLFPGILAGLALLVPAMIVAKRYGWEGAPAAGAETLTVRTTFRQALPALFAPVLILGGLRSGLFTPTEAAVVAVAYGTIVGLFLTKELSLRDLWELLGEAAIISGVVMLIIALAGIFAWAGTMLGTFRHLAEWIIGLTDNGILLLVLVMLAVLVAGMLLDAISIYLIMMPVLIPVMQHFEWNPVWFGILLAMNIAIGQFTPPVAVNLMVTTEVAKIRLEETLGWALLFVVAMGCALALVAIFSSIALWLPSVLGYNV, encoded by the coding sequence ATGACGCCTGATATTTGGATGATTCTTGCCTTTGCCGGATTTTTGATAGCGGGTGTGCCCGTGGCATTTTCGCTCGCGCTAGCTGGCTCGGTGGGTATTGTGGCTGGGCTTTCGCCAGATATGTTGGCAACGCTGGGTACCAATACCTATAACAGCATTGCCAAGTATCCTTTAATCGCGATACCGCTATTCATACTGACAGGGCTGATTTTTGAGCGCTCTGGTGTGGCGTTACGCTTGGTGCGCTTTGCTCAGGCACTTATTGGGCCTCGTCATGGCGGCCTGGCGTTGGTCGCGGTGCTGGTGTGCATGATTATGGGTGGCATGAGTGGCTCGGGCCCGGCGGATGCGGCGGCAGTGGCCATGGTAATGCTGCCAAGCATGACAAAAGCGGGCTATCCAAAGCCATTTTCCGCAACCCTTATTGCAGCATCGGCATCCACCGCTATCTTAATCCCTCCTTCCGTGGCGCTAATTCTTTACTCGATTGTTGTGCCCGGTGTTGATCTGCGCGCGCTATTTGCCGCAGGACTTTTTCCCGGCATTTTGGCAGGGCTAGCGCTGCTGGTGCCTGCGATGATCGTTGCTAAGCGTTACGGCTGGGAAGGAGCACCGGCAGCAGGCGCTGAAACCCTGACCGTGCGTACGACGTTTAGGCAGGCGTTGCCTGCTTTATTTGCTCCAGTGCTCATTTTAGGGGGGCTGCGCTCAGGCTTATTTACCCCGACAGAAGCCGCCGTCGTAGCGGTTGCCTATGGCACCATTGTGGGGCTGTTTTTGACGAAAGAGCTTTCGTTACGTGACTTATGGGAATTGCTAGGAGAGGCTGCGATTATTTCTGGAGTGGTGATGTTGATTATCGCTCTAGCGGGTATTTTTGCTTGGGCCGGAACAATGCTGGGGACTTTCCGCCATTTGGCAGAGTGGATTATTGGCTTAACAGACAACGGTATTTTGCTGTTGGTGCTGGTCATGCTAGCGGTATTGGTCGCTGGTATGCTGCTTGACGCTATTTCTATCTATCTCATCATGATGCCGGTGCTGATACCCGTTATGCAGCACTTTGAATGGAACCCCGTTTGGTTCGGCATTCTGCTAGCCATGAACATTGCTATTGGTCAATTTACCCCGCCGGTTGCGGTGAATTTAATGGTAACCACAGAGGTTGCCAAAATCCGTTTGGAAGAGACTTTGGGGTGGGCGTTGCTATTTGTTGTGGCGATGGGATGTGCGCTTGCTCTTGTGGCCATTTTTTCAAGTATTGCGCTGTGGTTGCCATCTGTACTTGGTTATAACGTCTAA
- a CDS encoding TRAP transporter small permease, which produces MKGFPDARPERWLGALSLIIISLISLGNVVTRYLTGGSFSFTEEFSVFLLVVLTFAGASVALRRNRHIRIGFLERALPGRWRSALILFQALCGLVVLGLITWYGGKLAWQEYQWESLSPGLGLPQWWYLVWLPILSFAMVWRLVQQTRDRLNGGLDNDA; this is translated from the coding sequence ATGAAAGGCTTTCCCGATGCACGCCCTGAACGCTGGTTGGGCGCGCTGTCACTTATTATTATTTCGTTGATTAGTCTGGGAAATGTGGTCACACGTTACCTGACTGGCGGCTCATTCTCGTTTACCGAAGAATTTTCCGTATTTTTGCTGGTGGTGCTTACCTTCGCAGGGGCATCGGTGGCGCTTAGGCGAAACCGCCATATTCGTATTGGTTTTTTAGAACGGGCGTTACCAGGGCGCTGGCGCAGCGCCCTTATTCTATTTCAAGCTTTGTGCGGGTTAGTCGTTCTGGGCTTGATCACTTGGTATGGTGGAAAGCTAGCCTGGCAAGAGTACCAATGGGAATCGCTATCGCCGGGGTTAGGGCTGCCCCAGTGGTGGTACTTAGTGTGGCTTCCGATATTATCCTTTGCCATGGTATGGCGTCTCGTTCAGCAAACCCGAGATCGATTAAACGGAGGGCTGGATAATGACGCCTGA
- a CDS encoding DctP family TRAP transporter solute-binding subunit → MTLTRSMARLTVGLAGAALLSASFSAQARELSVSTVLSDAFPWGQAAEKWAELVEERSGGELTLRVYPNSQLVSGDQTREFSAMRSGLIDAAVGSTINWSPQVPELNLFSLPFFIPDEAAVDAVTGGEAGELVFAAIESRGVMPLAWGENGFRQVSNSRGPISQPEDLDGLKIRVVGSPLFQDTFSALNADPTQMSWTDAQPALTTGAVDGQENPLSVFDVARIDQVGQEHLTLWNYMNDPLIFAVNQQVWQSLDEEQQVLLRETAIEAGEWEIAMTREEESERLAAIQERGVTVTELTDEQYQAFVEATQSVYEKWAPRIGEDVVNAARSAIDAR, encoded by the coding sequence ATGACGCTGACACGCTCTATGGCTCGTTTAACGGTAGGTTTAGCTGGTGCGGCCTTACTCTCGGCTTCTTTCTCTGCACAAGCACGTGAACTCTCTGTTTCCACTGTTTTATCTGATGCTTTCCCGTGGGGGCAAGCGGCGGAAAAGTGGGCGGAGTTGGTGGAAGAGCGCAGTGGTGGAGAACTAACGCTGCGGGTTTACCCGAACTCTCAGTTGGTTTCCGGTGACCAAACTCGTGAGTTTTCGGCCATGCGTTCGGGGCTAATTGATGCTGCGGTAGGCTCGACGATTAACTGGTCGCCTCAGGTTCCTGAACTGAATTTATTCTCTTTACCATTCTTTATTCCCGATGAGGCTGCTGTGGATGCGGTTACTGGCGGCGAAGCCGGTGAGCTGGTCTTTGCAGCGATTGAGTCTCGCGGTGTTATGCCGCTGGCCTGGGGCGAAAATGGCTTCCGCCAAGTGTCAAACTCCCGTGGGCCGATTAGCCAGCCAGAGGATTTGGATGGTCTGAAAATCCGCGTGGTTGGCTCACCGCTGTTCCAGGATACCTTCTCTGCCCTTAACGCAGATCCGACGCAAATGAGTTGGACAGATGCTCAGCCAGCGTTAACCACTGGCGCGGTTGACGGGCAGGAAAATCCGCTTTCAGTATTTGATGTCGCGCGTATTGATCAGGTGGGCCAGGAGCACTTAACGCTCTGGAACTACATGAATGACCCGCTAATTTTTGCGGTTAACCAGCAGGTATGGCAATCGCTTGATGAAGAACAGCAAGTGCTGTTGCGTGAAACTGCCATTGAAGCGGGGGAGTGGGAAATCGCTATGACGCGTGAGGAAGAAAGCGAGCGTCTGGCGGCTATTCAAGAGCGTGGTGTTACGGTTACTGAGTTAACCGATGAACAGTACCAAGCCTTTGTTGAAGCCACGCAGTCCGTTTACGAAAAATGGGCGCCGCGCATTGGTGAAGACGTGGTTAACGCGGCTCGGTCGGCTATCGACGCACGTTAA
- a CDS encoding LacI family transcriptional regulator produces the protein MTNIRKVAELAGVSVATVSRALKSPDIVSPTTREKVLKAVDQAGYKPNLMAVQFRSQRTYNLVVLVPTIANTFFARVISGIQEAAQERGYGVLLCNTLGNEAMEIQYASLVSTRQADGVIQLRAFNPFSEKAFPAGAVLPMINACEVLDDAPCPTVKLDNRAAAREATEHLISLGHRRIGMIKGPRRSPLTRDRQQGYQDALIAAGIPLDESLLCPGDFTPLSGYQAAETLIALAERPSAIFCESDEMAIGAISRIKEAGLQIPKDISVTGFDDIAFASYSDPPLTTIAQPAEAFGREAVAMLIEVLEGRQVDNLVLPYTLVSRKSTAECLP, from the coding sequence ATGACCAATATACGTAAGGTCGCCGAGTTGGCGGGGGTGTCGGTCGCGACCGTATCACGCGCGTTAAAGTCGCCAGATATCGTCTCGCCTACCACCCGAGAAAAAGTGCTGAAGGCCGTTGATCAAGCGGGCTACAAACCCAATTTGATGGCGGTTCAGTTTCGCTCACAGCGCACTTATAACTTGGTGGTTTTAGTACCCACTATCGCAAATACCTTCTTTGCGCGGGTAATCAGCGGCATTCAGGAAGCGGCCCAGGAACGCGGCTACGGCGTTCTGCTGTGTAATACACTCGGTAATGAGGCGATGGAAATCCAATACGCCAGTTTAGTCAGTACCCGCCAGGCAGATGGCGTGATTCAACTGCGTGCTTTTAACCCTTTTTCTGAAAAGGCGTTTCCCGCTGGTGCGGTATTGCCCATGATCAATGCCTGCGAGGTGCTGGACGATGCTCCCTGTCCCACCGTCAAACTCGATAACCGAGCGGCAGCCCGTGAGGCCACCGAGCACTTGATCTCCCTGGGGCATCGTCGAATCGGCATGATTAAAGGGCCTCGGCGCAGCCCCTTGACCCGTGACCGTCAACAAGGCTACCAGGATGCGTTGATCGCGGCGGGCATTCCGTTAGATGAGAGCCTACTTTGTCCTGGCGATTTCACGCCACTTTCTGGCTATCAGGCGGCTGAAACGCTTATTGCTTTAGCGGAGCGCCCCTCCGCCATTTTTTGTGAAAGCGATGAAATGGCCATAGGTGCTATAAGCCGTATCAAAGAAGCGGGCCTACAGATTCCAAAGGATATTTCGGTGACAGGTTTTGATGATATTGCGTTTGCTTCCTATAGCGATCCTCCCTTGACCACGATTGCCCAACCAGCGGAAGCGTTCGGACGTGAAGCAGTTGCGATGTTGATCGAGGTGCTGGAAGGGAGGCAGGTAGACAATTTAGTTTTGCCCTACACCCTGGTATCAAGGAAAAGTACGGCAGAATGCTTACCTTAG
- a CDS encoding Gfo/Idh/MocA family oxidoreductase: MPRPNQPRIRLGMIGGGQGAFIGQVHRLAARLDDTCELVCGAFSRSADNNQMTGEACHLPEERVYADWQQLLESEQQLPAEQRMQLLVIVTPNHLHVPIAEAAMQAGFHVFCEKPAAVSLQEAQRLAESWHASGCLYGLAHTYLGYPMVWQAREMVSEGQIGSIRKIHVEYPQGWLGECLEQQGNKQAAWRTDPSLAGISGCMADIGTHAFGLAEFISGHRVSQLCASLASHADGRQLDDDGDVLLRTDQGASGTLIASQVCSGEENALKIRIYGDKGALEWHQMEPNSLLYRPLQAPMRTLRAGIDQPDLSPSALQRLRLPGGHPEGYLEALGNLYRDFAHAIHQGEQGDVEGVPGMASGLRGMAFIEAVTTSAKSEQKWTPLPATQLPGA; the protein is encoded by the coding sequence ATGCCGCGACCCAATCAACCCCGCATCCGCTTAGGCATGATCGGCGGCGGACAAGGGGCGTTTATCGGTCAAGTTCACCGCCTAGCTGCTCGCCTCGACGACACCTGCGAGCTGGTATGTGGTGCCTTTAGCCGCTCGGCGGATAACAACCAGATGACCGGCGAAGCGTGCCACCTACCCGAAGAACGTGTTTACGCTGACTGGCAGCAATTACTGGAAAGCGAGCAGCAACTTCCCGCCGAACAGCGCATGCAGTTATTGGTGATCGTAACGCCTAACCATCTTCACGTACCGATCGCGGAAGCGGCCATGCAGGCAGGCTTTCATGTGTTCTGTGAAAAACCGGCAGCAGTATCGCTCCAAGAAGCCCAGCGCTTAGCAGAAAGCTGGCATGCCAGCGGCTGCCTGTATGGCTTGGCGCATACCTACTTAGGCTACCCCATGGTATGGCAAGCCCGGGAAATGGTGAGCGAGGGCCAAATAGGTAGCATTCGCAAAATTCATGTGGAGTATCCCCAGGGCTGGCTAGGCGAGTGTTTAGAGCAGCAGGGTAATAAGCAGGCCGCGTGGCGCACCGACCCTTCCCTAGCAGGTATCAGCGGCTGCATGGCCGACATTGGCACCCACGCTTTCGGCCTCGCCGAGTTTATTTCCGGGCATCGTGTTAGCCAGCTATGCGCCTCACTTGCCAGCCACGCCGATGGCCGCCAACTGGACGATGACGGCGATGTGCTGCTGCGCACCGATCAAGGCGCCAGCGGCACCCTCATCGCCAGCCAAGTCTGCAGCGGGGAAGAAAACGCGCTCAAAATTCGTATTTACGGTGATAAAGGGGCGCTTGAGTGGCACCAAATGGAGCCCAACAGCCTGCTCTACCGCCCACTTCAAGCACCGATGCGCACCCTCCGTGCGGGCATCGACCAACCCGACCTTTCCCCCAGCGCGCTGCAGCGCTTGCGCCTGCCCGGCGGTCACCCTGAGGGGTATCTGGAAGCACTCGGCAACCTTTACCGCGACTTTGCCCACGCCATTCATCAAGGCGAGCAAGGCGACGTTGAGGGCGTTCCCGGCATGGCCTCCGGGCTACGTGGCATGGCGTTTATCGAGGCCGTCACCACCAGCGCCAAAAGCGAACAAAAATGGACGCCACTGCCTGCTACTCAGCTACCAGGAGCCTAA